The following proteins are co-located in the Pedobacter sp. FW305-3-2-15-E-R2A2 genome:
- a CDS encoding TCR/Tet family MFS transporter, whose amino-acid sequence MASNRKAALSFIFITMLLDVIGIGLIIPVFPQLIEQLIHGNISQASQWSGLLMFAYAIMQFVCAPIIGNLSDQYGRRPVLLLSLLGFGIDYIFLALAPNIWWLFLGRIIAGVFGASMTTATAYIADISTKENRAQNFGMIGAAFGLGFVIGPALGGLLGQLGPRIPFVAAAVLTLINVIYGYFVLPESLSKEHRRPFEWSRANPMGSLLCLRKYKGVGGLIVALIFIYIAGHALQSTWTFINIERFHWNTFLVGISLATAGILVALVQGGLIRYTSPRLGNEKSIYIGLGFSAFGMVLFAFANQSWMMFAFLVPYCLGGIAGPALQATISGNVPQNEQGELQGALTSLMSATTIVGPLLMTNLFAWFTKPNAPVKFSGAPFLAAAVLMLISVWICTRTMKKESFINRK is encoded by the coding sequence ATGGCTTCTAACCGAAAGGCAGCGTTAAGCTTCATTTTCATCACCATGTTATTAGATGTCATTGGCATTGGACTGATTATCCCTGTATTCCCTCAATTGATAGAACAATTGATCCATGGAAATATAAGTCAGGCTTCCCAATGGAGCGGATTGCTGATGTTTGCTTATGCGATCATGCAATTTGTTTGCGCGCCAATTATAGGAAACCTGAGTGATCAATATGGAAGAAGGCCTGTTTTATTGTTATCTCTCCTGGGCTTCGGAATCGATTATATTTTTCTTGCCTTGGCCCCCAACATCTGGTGGCTGTTTCTCGGACGGATCATTGCCGGCGTTTTTGGCGCCAGTATGACTACAGCGACGGCCTACATTGCAGACATCAGCACCAAAGAAAACAGGGCTCAGAATTTTGGAATGATCGGTGCTGCTTTTGGTTTAGGCTTTGTTATTGGCCCTGCATTGGGCGGCCTGTTAGGTCAGCTTGGCCCAAGAATCCCCTTCGTTGCCGCAGCGGTTCTTACCCTGATCAATGTAATTTACGGTTATTTTGTCTTGCCTGAGTCTTTGTCTAAAGAACACAGACGTCCTTTTGAATGGTCAAGGGCAAATCCAATGGGTTCTTTACTCTGCCTGAGAAAATACAAAGGGGTAGGCGGATTAATTGTGGCCTTGATTTTTATCTATATCGCCGGACATGCCCTGCAAAGCACCTGGACTTTCATCAATATTGAACGTTTCCACTGGAACACTTTTCTAGTCGGCATCTCTCTGGCTACTGCCGGCATTTTAGTCGCATTGGTACAGGGTGGTTTGATCCGTTATACCAGTCCGCGGCTAGGCAACGAAAAAAGCATTTATATCGGTCTGGGGTTTTCGGCTTTTGGAATGGTGCTGTTTGCTTTTGCCAACCAAAGCTGGATGATGTTCGCCTTCCTTGTTCCGTATTGCCTGGGAGGAATCGCAGGACCGGCACTACAAGCCACCATCTCCGGCAATGTACCTCAAAACGAACAGGGAGAATTACAAGGAGCACTGACCAGCCTGATGAGTGCGACTACGATTGTAGGCCCACTGCTAATGACCAATCTTTTCGCCTGGTTTACCAAACCAAATGCTCCTGTTAAATTCTCCGGTGCTCCTTTTTTAGCTGCTGCAGTTTTAATGTTAATCAGTGTATGGATCTGCACAAGAACCATGAAAAAGGAATCTTTTATCAACCGGAAATAG
- a CDS encoding SRPBCC domain-containing protein, whose amino-acid sequence MKAAPLVLERTLNAPVASVWDALTNNAKMKKWYFDIAEFKAEIGFEFQFYGSKDDTRYLHLCKITEIIPEKRLSYTWKYENLPGESTVSFELFEEGLQTRLKLTHTGLESFRTDNPDFAASSFNAGWTYIIGTSLKDFLEGKAS is encoded by the coding sequence ATGAAAGCAGCACCACTTGTACTTGAAAGAACCCTAAATGCACCGGTTGCCAGTGTATGGGATGCATTAACAAACAATGCAAAAATGAAAAAATGGTATTTTGACATCGCAGAGTTCAAAGCTGAAATAGGGTTTGAATTCCAGTTCTATGGTTCAAAGGATGATACGAGATACCTCCACCTCTGCAAAATCACAGAAATCATTCCTGAAAAGAGACTCAGCTATACCTGGAAATACGAGAATTTACCCGGTGAATCTACGGTTAGTTTTGAATTGTTCGAAGAAGGACTGCAAACCAGGTTAAAGCTCACACATACAGGCTTGGAAAGCTTTAGGACGGATAATCCTGATTTTGCAGCATCATCATTTAATGCAGGATGGACCTATATTATAGGGACCTCATTAAAAGATTTTTTAGAAGGAAAGGCCAGCTAA
- a CDS encoding metalloregulator ArsR/SmtB family transcription factor, with protein MRRDVFQAIADPTRREIIGLISQQSLNLNALADHFEISRPAVSKHIKILMECGLLAIRQDGRERYCEPRLQKIQEVAAWAEKYKRFWSQKLDALESFLDSENQPK; from the coding sequence TTGAGAAGAGATGTTTTTCAGGCAATTGCCGACCCCACCAGAAGAGAGATTATTGGTTTGATTTCTCAGCAATCTTTAAACCTGAATGCCCTGGCAGATCATTTTGAGATCAGCCGGCCAGCGGTTTCCAAGCACATCAAAATTTTAATGGAATGCGGACTATTGGCGATCAGGCAAGACGGCAGGGAACGTTATTGCGAACCAAGGCTTCAAAAGATCCAGGAAGTTGCTGCATGGGCAGAAAAATACAAGCGCTTTTGGTCACAAAAACTAGATGCCCTGGAATCTTTTCTTGATTCAGAAAATCAACCCAAATAA
- a CDS encoding DUF4249 domain-containing protein: MLKQIKYISLLLAGSIALSACEKVIDVKLDNAESQLVIEGNITDQPGQQVVKISKSVPYTENNTYPPLSGAAVTVTDDNGHSWTFSEATPGMYTFPAMKGETGRIYTLKATINNVVYTATSVMPASVGIDFLDVKVFNFEGDDQKQAQVHYKDPAGIANQYRFVMKVNGIQSKQVYTENDRLTDGNEVPSVLFFAGNNDDQDQLKTGDVVDIEMQSIDKNIFLYWYTLSQQSSNGPAGSATPGNPPSNINNKALGYFSAHTVSKKQMTVK, translated from the coding sequence ATGTTAAAACAAATCAAATATATCTCCCTCCTTCTTGCCGGATCCATTGCGCTGAGCGCCTGTGAAAAGGTCATTGATGTGAAGCTGGACAATGCCGAAAGCCAACTCGTAATTGAGGGAAACATTACAGATCAGCCCGGACAACAGGTGGTTAAAATCAGTAAGTCTGTCCCTTATACAGAAAACAATACCTACCCTCCCCTGAGCGGGGCAGCTGTAACGGTCACAGACGACAATGGTCATTCCTGGACCTTTTCTGAAGCTACACCAGGTATGTATACTTTTCCTGCGATGAAAGGAGAAACCGGGCGGATTTACACGCTTAAGGCGACCATAAACAATGTGGTTTATACCGCAACATCCGTTATGCCTGCGTCTGTAGGAATTGATTTTCTGGATGTAAAAGTCTTTAATTTTGAAGGTGATGACCAGAAACAGGCCCAGGTGCATTATAAAGATCCTGCGGGGATTGCCAATCAGTATCGTTTTGTCATGAAAGTAAACGGAATTCAATCGAAACAGGTGTATACAGAAAACGACCGTCTGACTGATGGGAATGAGGTACCCAGCGTATTATTTTTTGCGGGAAATAACGATGATCAGGACCAACTGAAAACAGGAGATGTAGTGGATATCGAAATGCAATCTATCGATAAAAATATATTTCTTTACTGGTACACCCTAAGCCAGCAATCGTCAAATGGCCCTGCCGGCAGTGCAACTCCGGGAAACCCTCCTTCAAATATCAACAATAAAGCATTGGGTTATTTTAGTGCACATACGGTAAGTAAAAAACAAATGACAGTGAAGTAA
- a CDS encoding TonB-dependent receptor: MKITFIFLFILLSSVPFILSAQQRMTISGTVKDGATGETLIGATVKLQSASQNTGLATNAYGFYSITAPAGEYNLIVSYSGYQISTQKVLLSKALNINIALAPASTLQEVQISAGELKNGNVKNPQMGLNKINMKDLDNVPVLLGEKDVLKAIQFLPGVKSGGEGNTGFFVRGGAADQNLILLDEATVYNSAHLLGFFSTFNADAIKDVSLYKGGMPAQYGGRLSSVLDVKMQDGNDKKFGVEGGLGLIASRIKAEGPLIQNKSSFMISARRTYIDLLLKAFGDSALKKNTLNFYDINAKVNYKFDDKNTLYLSGYFGQDNIGIKDLFANDWGNTTATMRFNHIFNNRLFSNTSLIYNRYSYAIELIDGQNNAKVKSLIRDLNFKQDFQYFSSNHLLRFGLQGTHHQISPSDITASGNSSINPLTIEKRYGLEFSLYVSDEWKLSEKFNLLMGLRLSQFSLLGPGTINTYSSDAAFVSSKTYKSGEFVKNYFNLEPRFSASYTLNDKNSIKTSYNRNTQNIHILNNSGTSAPTDQYVMSSNNIKPEIGDEIALGYFKNTEDNGYEFSAEIYYKWLQNQIDYKDGADLTANAEVESLLLYGKGRAYGLELYGKKTKGRLTGWISYTLSKTERQFEGINQGSYFPARQDRTHDLSLVAMYNLSKRWSVSANYIFNTGNSVTYPAGKYDIGGLTTYYYTDRNANRMPNTSRLDIGATLKAKETRRFQSSWTFSIYNVLNTKNPYAIRFRDKENDPTRTEAVQTSLFGIIPSVTYNFKF, translated from the coding sequence ATGAAAATAACATTCATTTTTCTCTTCATTCTACTTAGCTCGGTCCCCTTTATTTTGTCTGCTCAACAACGCATGACCATCAGCGGGACGGTAAAAGACGGGGCGACAGGAGAAACCTTGATCGGGGCAACGGTTAAACTGCAAAGTGCCAGTCAAAATACTGGTCTGGCAACGAATGCTTACGGCTTTTATTCGATTACAGCCCCTGCAGGGGAATACAATCTCATCGTTAGTTACAGCGGTTATCAAATTTCAACTCAGAAAGTCTTACTCAGCAAAGCGCTGAACATTAACATCGCCCTTGCTCCGGCTTCTACCTTACAGGAGGTCCAGATCAGCGCCGGGGAGCTGAAGAATGGAAATGTAAAAAATCCGCAAATGGGTCTGAACAAAATCAATATGAAGGACCTGGACAATGTGCCTGTCTTATTGGGTGAAAAAGATGTGTTAAAAGCCATACAGTTTCTTCCCGGGGTAAAATCAGGAGGAGAAGGCAATACCGGATTTTTTGTCCGCGGAGGTGCTGCGGATCAAAACCTGATCTTACTGGATGAGGCTACAGTTTACAATTCTGCTCATCTGCTGGGTTTCTTCTCCACTTTTAATGCCGATGCGATCAAGGATGTCAGCCTGTATAAAGGAGGCATGCCGGCACAATACGGTGGCCGTTTATCTTCTGTACTGGATGTTAAAATGCAGGACGGTAACGACAAGAAGTTTGGTGTAGAGGGCGGCCTTGGCCTCATTGCTTCACGCATCAAGGCCGAAGGTCCACTGATTCAAAATAAAAGTTCATTTATGATCAGTGCAAGGAGAACCTATATCGACCTCCTGCTGAAAGCTTTTGGAGACTCCGCTTTGAAAAAGAACACCCTTAATTTCTATGACATTAATGCGAAAGTCAACTATAAGTTTGATGATAAAAACACCCTGTATCTTTCAGGTTATTTTGGTCAGGACAATATTGGAATTAAAGATTTATTTGCCAATGACTGGGGCAATACCACTGCGACTATGCGTTTTAACCACATTTTCAACAACAGATTATTTTCCAATACCTCCTTAATTTATAACCGATATAGCTATGCTATTGAGCTGATTGATGGACAAAACAATGCCAAAGTAAAATCGCTCATCAGGGATCTAAATTTTAAACAGGATTTTCAGTATTTCAGCAGCAACCACCTGCTCAGGTTTGGTCTACAGGGGACACACCATCAGATTAGCCCTTCCGACATTACTGCTTCCGGTAACTCGAGTATCAATCCGCTTACCATAGAGAAGCGTTATGGTTTAGAGTTTAGCCTTTATGTATCCGACGAATGGAAACTCTCTGAAAAATTTAATTTACTGATGGGTCTGCGGTTGAGCCAATTCTCCCTGCTTGGTCCCGGAACGATCAACACCTATAGCAGCGATGCAGCCTTCGTTTCCTCAAAAACTTATAAGAGCGGGGAATTTGTTAAAAACTATTTCAACCTGGAGCCGCGTTTTTCAGCAAGTTATACGCTAAACGATAAAAACTCCATCAAAACTTCTTATAATCGGAATACTCAAAATATCCACATCCTCAATAACTCTGGAACAAGCGCGCCAACAGACCAATATGTCATGAGCAGCAACAACATTAAACCCGAAATCGGGGACGAGATCGCCCTTGGATATTTTAAAAATACCGAAGACAATGGCTATGAGTTCTCTGCGGAAATTTATTACAAGTGGTTACAAAACCAGATCGATTATAAAGATGGTGCAGATTTAACAGCAAACGCAGAAGTCGAATCGCTCCTCTTGTACGGAAAAGGCCGTGCCTATGGACTAGAGCTTTATGGCAAAAAGACTAAAGGAAGGCTCACAGGATGGATCAGTTATACCCTTTCGAAAACAGAACGTCAGTTTGAGGGCATCAATCAGGGTAGTTATTTCCCTGCCAGACAGGACCGTACACATGATTTATCATTGGTGGCCATGTATAACCTGAGCAAACGCTGGTCTGTTTCTGCTAATTATATTTTCAACACCGGTAATTCAGTGACCTATCCGGCAGGTAAGTACGATATAGGCGGCCTAACCACTTATTATTATACGGATAGAAACGCCAATCGGATGCCCAATACTTCCAGGCTCGACATTGGAGCTACACTAAAGGCGAAAGAAACCCGCAGGTTCCAGAGCAGCTGGACATTCAGTATCTACAATGTTCTCAACACTAAAAACCCCTACGCCATCCGTTTCAGAGATAAGGAAAATGACCCAACGCGCACAGAAGCGGTACAAACCAGTCTTTTTGGCATCATCCCTTCCGTAACCTATAACTTCAAATTCTAA
- a CDS encoding nucleoside triphosphate pyrophosphohydrolase family protein: protein MQETNSLNQVAEFHKTFKHPIQEAPGIPAKERCNLRVSLLAEELNELKQAVEENNLVEIADALCDLQYVLAGAILEFGLADKFKALFDEVHRSNMSKACKSEEEANETIQHYRTNHQCNAYHKEEDSLFLVYRSNDDKTLKSINYSPADLKSIIY, encoded by the coding sequence ATGCAAGAGACAAATTCACTAAATCAGGTAGCAGAATTTCATAAAACATTTAAACATCCGATTCAAGAGGCACCGGGTATACCTGCTAAGGAAAGGTGTAACCTTAGGGTTTCTCTTCTTGCAGAAGAACTCAATGAACTGAAACAGGCGGTCGAAGAAAACAACCTGGTTGAAATAGCTGACGCTTTATGTGACCTGCAATATGTTTTGGCAGGAGCCATTTTGGAATTTGGGCTAGCCGATAAATTTAAAGCACTTTTTGATGAGGTTCATCGCTCAAATATGAGCAAAGCCTGTAAATCTGAAGAAGAAGCAAATGAGACCATTCAACATTACAGAACCAATCATCAATGTAACGCTTACCATAAAGAAGAAGATTCCTTATTTCTGGTTTACAGATCAAATGATGATAAGACCCTAAAATCTATCAATTATTCTCCTGCAGACCTGAAGAGTATCATTTACTAA
- a CDS encoding HD domain-containing protein — protein sequence MNLEHLSRQLAFIHEIDKLKYIQRKTRLFNSQRNENDAEHSWHLAMMAMVLAEHANEKVDVQKVVKMLLIHDIVEIDSGDIFLYDTTANHTNTEEERKAAERIFGLLPTQQKEEFISVWEEFEEGQTAEAKFAKSLDRLEPVLQNVSNEGGTWMEFDVKYDTVLRKTNAMQHGSQTLWEHTQMLFEESIEKGILKKS from the coding sequence ATGAATTTAGAGCACCTGTCCAGACAACTGGCCTTCATCCACGAAATCGACAAACTCAAGTACATTCAGCGAAAAACCCGTCTATTTAACAGTCAGCGGAACGAAAACGACGCAGAGCACAGCTGGCACCTCGCGATGATGGCCATGGTTCTGGCCGAACATGCCAATGAAAAAGTAGACGTTCAAAAAGTAGTAAAAATGCTGCTGATCCATGATATTGTAGAAATCGATTCAGGGGATATTTTTTTATATGATACGACCGCAAATCATACCAATACGGAGGAAGAAAGGAAAGCTGCAGAAAGGATTTTTGGTCTTTTACCAACCCAACAGAAAGAAGAATTTATTTCCGTCTGGGAAGAATTTGAAGAAGGGCAGACCGCAGAAGCAAAGTTTGCAAAATCACTGGACAGATTAGAACCGGTTTTACAAAATGTGTCCAATGAAGGGGGAACCTGGATGGAGTTTGATGTAAAATATGATACGGTGCTGAGGAAAACCAATGCGATGCAACATGGTTCCCAAACACTTTGGGAGCATACACAAATGCTTTTTGAAGAAAGTATTGAAAAAGGAATATTAAAGAAAAGCTAG